In Janthinobacterium sp. 67, a genomic segment contains:
- a CDS encoding ABC transporter substrate-binding protein, which yields MTTATSPAVDTVWFTRCPVPTATGLAYKLGWLDEEFARDGIALKTLQEVGGELARHHYDHGLSTLVREGGNLLALPARAQGAPTRLIGLTWIDEWQAILVRPGSGIATPAQLQGKRLALPVFRAEDLRENRRGRSIARGMSLAGYKGVLASAGLTLDDVRLVEVGADAQPSANLGAGLWQGIAPLLRGEVDAVYVKGAAAAEAARTAGLEVGIDIDALPDRRFRVNNGTPRPITVHETMLEQHFELVVRFLTQTLRAAHWARSHQADVLAILQGETRAGADAVAEAYRDGFHLTLAPDLSYDKVALFRQQKDFQLQHGFLDRDVDIESWIDRRPLEEAQRRLEALLRVAA from the coding sequence ATGACTACCGCAACATCCCCCGCCGTCGATACCGTCTGGTTCACCCGCTGCCCCGTGCCCACGGCCACGGGCCTGGCCTATAAACTGGGCTGGCTGGACGAGGAATTCGCCCGCGACGGCATCGCCCTGAAAACCCTGCAGGAAGTGGGCGGCGAACTGGCGCGCCACCATTACGACCACGGCCTGTCCACGCTCGTGCGCGAAGGCGGCAACCTGCTGGCCCTGCCCGCGCGCGCGCAAGGGGCGCCCACGCGCCTGATCGGCCTGACGTGGATCGATGAATGGCAAGCCATCCTCGTGCGCCCCGGCTCCGGCATCGCGACGCCGGCGCAGCTGCAGGGCAAGCGCCTGGCGCTGCCCGTGTTCCGCGCCGAGGACTTGCGCGAAAACCGGCGCGGGCGCAGCATCGCGCGCGGCATGAGCCTGGCCGGCTACAAGGGCGTGCTGGCCTCGGCCGGCCTCACCTTGGACGATGTACGGCTGGTGGAAGTGGGTGCCGACGCCCAGCCCTCGGCCAATCTCGGCGCGGGCCTGTGGCAAGGCATCGCGCCGCTGCTGCGCGGCGAAGTCGACGCCGTCTACGTGAAAGGCGCGGCGGCGGCCGAAGCGGCCCGCACGGCGGGGCTGGAAGTGGGCATCGACATCGACGCCCTGCCGGACCGGCGCTTCCGCGTGAACAACGGCACGCCGCGCCCGATCACCGTGCATGAAACGATGCTGGAACAGCATTTCGAGCTGGTCGTGCGCTTTTTGACGCAGACCCTGCGCGCCGCGCACTGGGCCCGCAGCCACCAGGCCGACGTGCTGGCCATCCTGCAGGGCGAGACCCGGGCCGGCGCCGACGCCGTGGCGGAAGCTTATCGGGACGGTTTTCATCTGACCCTGGCGCCCGACCTGTCCTACGACAAGGTGGCGCTGTTCCGCCAGCAAAAGGATTTTCAGCTGCAGCACGGCTTCCTCGATCGCGACGTGGATATCGAAAGCTGGATCGACCGCAGGCCTTTGGAGGAGGCGCAGCGGCGGCTGGAGGCGTTGTTGCGGGTGGCGGCTTGA
- a CDS encoding TonB-dependent receptor produces MRRSTASAAVSSFPFHLTPVRGALRSAFAVGGLMLASSMVHAEAPTADAIAAADANGGGEGASLQSVTVTAQKREESAQKVPSAITVLGGKELLDTGIGRSASEILNYVPNASAGTQQHGRPRWWIRGVGAGQQQIDFPNPVGFYLDDVYISNSSATGFPLFDLDRVEVLRGPQGTLWGKNTTGGAINVISRKPSFKSSGYAKLDYGSYDTKLAEGAIGGALVDEVLAGRLSFHTEQQDRGRFHNRFTGERDGKLKDSAIRGQLKALIGRDLTANLNLHYRDYTTKGATTTVASYGANGVYRNGYIPSTNPDDVSTNAPADSDVKQGGAQLNLEYALGELTLTSITGYENFRNEATGDSDNTPLEVGRSRSKASSRQVSQELRLTSPQNGTVSWVAGLFYFNEKIDSDSAGARLPNGTVPALAGSTQPVGYNRTIYRHKARSAAIFGSTTVNFSEQFLSTFGLRWTTETKDLDLQRVQAASNTVTFGDAASWWDTVRGGNYAAASVANNNFTSNPSTTWNALTYDVTPEYRFSRTLRGYLKYAHGIKSGGYNTSATDVRALNTVKPETLNSFEAGIKSEWLDGRLNFNANVFHYDYKNVQVNITGVYNGDPTQSVNYLQNVRKAHVNGAEFEIEAQPTDNLHINANVGLLRTEFDDFAIQNNGGDRSGNEFVRSPHVTALLAADYRYPLGNGAQLVFSGDVRYTSKQYYYVDPQNAARDLLNQGGFALANARLSYVLPGGKQRITAYANNLADKVYRNHTLTSFVPGAVNGDTVIIGQGRTVGASYTIQF; encoded by the coding sequence ATGCGCCGTTCGACTGCCTCCGCCGCCGTTTCTTCTTTCCCCTTTCATTTGACGCCAGTGCGCGGCGCGCTGCGCTCGGCCTTCGCCGTCGGCGGCCTGATGCTCGCTTCTAGCATGGTCCATGCCGAAGCGCCGACCGCCGATGCCATTGCCGCGGCCGACGCGAACGGCGGGGGCGAGGGCGCCTCCCTGCAATCGGTGACGGTGACGGCGCAAAAGCGCGAGGAGTCGGCGCAAAAGGTACCGAGCGCGATCACGGTCCTCGGTGGCAAGGAACTGCTCGACACGGGCATCGGCCGCTCGGCCAGCGAAATCCTCAACTACGTGCCGAACGCTTCGGCCGGCACGCAGCAGCATGGCCGCCCGCGCTGGTGGATACGCGGCGTGGGCGCGGGCCAGCAGCAAATCGATTTCCCGAATCCCGTCGGCTTCTATCTCGACGACGTCTACATCAGCAATTCCAGCGCCACGGGCTTTCCCCTGTTCGACCTGGACCGGGTGGAAGTGCTGCGCGGCCCGCAAGGTACCTTGTGGGGCAAGAACACGACGGGCGGCGCCATCAACGTCATTTCGCGCAAGCCTTCGTTCAAGTCCAGCGGCTACGCCAAGCTTGACTACGGCAGCTACGATACCAAGCTGGCCGAAGGCGCCATTGGCGGCGCGCTCGTCGACGAGGTGCTGGCGGGGCGCTTGTCTTTCCACACGGAGCAGCAGGACAGGGGCCGCTTCCACAACCGGTTTACGGGCGAGCGCGATGGAAAGCTCAAGGACAGCGCCATCCGCGGCCAGCTCAAGGCCCTGATCGGGCGCGACCTGACGGCGAACCTGAACCTGCATTACCGCGACTACACGACCAAGGGCGCCACGACGACGGTGGCCAGCTATGGCGCCAATGGCGTCTACCGCAATGGCTACATCCCCAGCACCAATCCCGATGACGTGAGCACGAATGCGCCGGCCGACAGCGACGTGAAACAGGGCGGCGCGCAGCTGAACCTGGAATACGCGCTGGGCGAGCTGACCCTGACGTCGATCACGGGCTATGAAAATTTCAGGAACGAGGCGACGGGCGACAGCGACAACACGCCGCTGGAAGTGGGCCGCAGCCGCTCCAAGGCCAGCAGCCGGCAAGTGTCGCAGGAGCTGCGCCTGACGTCGCCGCAAAACGGCACCGTGAGCTGGGTGGCGGGCCTGTTCTATTTCAATGAAAAGATCGATTCCGACTCGGCCGGCGCGCGCCTGCCCAACGGCACGGTGCCGGCGCTGGCGGGCAGCACCCAGCCCGTCGGCTACAACCGCACCATCTACCGGCACAAGGCGCGCAGCGCGGCCATCTTCGGCAGCACGACCGTCAACTTCAGCGAGCAGTTCCTGTCCACCTTCGGCCTGCGCTGGACGACGGAAACCAAAGACCTCGATTTGCAGCGCGTGCAGGCCGCATCGAACACGGTGACGTTTGGCGATGCGGCCAGCTGGTGGGACACGGTCCGGGGCGGCAATTACGCGGCCGCGTCGGTCGCCAACAACAACTTCACGTCGAATCCCTCGACCACGTGGAATGCGCTCACGTATGACGTGACACCCGAATACCGCTTCAGCCGGACCCTGCGCGGCTATTTGAAATACGCGCACGGCATCAAGTCGGGCGGCTACAACACGAGCGCCACGGACGTGCGGGCCCTGAACACGGTGAAACCGGAAACCCTGAATTCGTTCGAGGCGGGCATCAAGTCGGAATGGCTGGACGGGCGTTTGAATTTCAATGCCAACGTTTTTCACTATGATTACAAGAACGTGCAGGTCAATATTACGGGCGTGTACAACGGCGACCCCACGCAAAGCGTCAATTACCTGCAGAACGTGCGCAAGGCCCACGTGAATGGCGCGGAATTCGAGATCGAGGCGCAGCCGACGGACAATCTGCACATCAACGCCAACGTGGGCTTGCTGCGCACGGAATTCGACGATTTCGCCATCCAGAACAATGGCGGCGACCGTTCGGGCAACGAATTCGTGCGCTCGCCCCACGTGACGGCCTTGCTGGCGGCCGATTACCGCTACCCGCTGGGCAATGGCGCACAGCTGGTCTTCAGCGGCGACGTGCGCTACACGTCGAAGCAGTACTACTATGTCGACCCGCAAAACGCCGCGCGCGACTTGCTGAACCAGGGCGGCTTCGCGCTGGCCAATGCACGCCTGTCGTACGTGCTCCCGGGCGGCAAGCAGCGGATCACGGCCTATGCGAACAACCTGGCCGACAAGGTCTACCGCAACCACACCCTGACCAGCTTCGTGCCCGGTGCCGTCAACGGCGACACCGTCATCATCGGCCAGGGCCGCACGGTGGGCGCGTCGTACACCATCCAGTTCTGA
- a CDS encoding LLM class flavin-dependent oxidoreductase has product MAIDFFWRIPTHGEPSSHRARTPFRGDWFPGNDNLHQAGLGGGGADGFTYIDYLAEIARAAELSGFQGGLIPSFPMTDEPWAISALLARETSTFRFMIPFQPGFLNPVVAARMTASLQRATGGRALYNVITGGGGPAQLWWGDSAGHDDRYTRTTEFLDVVRGVWRGGPFSYQGKFYQVEDAGLATPLSEQDFPEIYFSGSSDAALGSASKHADYYLTWLEPFEQLREKFARVHEKTALLGRKIKCAVRVDIVARATEEEAWDEVRKGFDAVDPATLRQFLGADGGDSVGAARQRGNRPTTLNSYKDLITAPNIWSGFNLLRGGQTQGIVGSYQQVAERLDELVQLGADAFILASTPHLEEAYRVGEEVLPLVRGHTSALLRAA; this is encoded by the coding sequence ATGGCAATCGACTTTTTCTGGCGCATCCCCACGCATGGCGAACCGAGTTCGCACCGCGCCCGCACGCCGTTTCGCGGCGACTGGTTTCCCGGCAATGACAACCTGCACCAGGCCGGCCTCGGTGGCGGCGGCGCCGACGGTTTTACGTATATCGACTACCTGGCGGAAATCGCCCGCGCCGCTGAACTGTCGGGATTCCAGGGCGGTTTGATTCCGTCCTTCCCGATGACGGATGAACCGTGGGCCATTTCCGCGCTGCTGGCGCGCGAGACGAGCACCTTCCGCTTCATGATCCCGTTCCAGCCCGGTTTTTTGAACCCCGTGGTGGCCGCGCGCATGACGGCCAGCCTGCAGCGGGCCACGGGCGGCCGCGCCCTGTACAACGTGATCACGGGCGGCGGCGGTCCGGCGCAGCTGTGGTGGGGCGATTCGGCCGGCCACGACGACCGCTACACGCGCACGACGGAATTTCTCGACGTGGTGCGCGGCGTGTGGCGCGGCGGGCCTTTTTCCTACCAGGGCAAGTTCTACCAGGTGGAAGACGCGGGCCTGGCCACGCCGCTGTCGGAGCAGGATTTCCCCGAGATTTATTTTTCCGGCTCGTCCGACGCGGCCCTCGGTTCCGCTTCCAAGCATGCCGATTACTACCTGACGTGGCTGGAACCGTTCGAGCAGCTGCGCGAGAAATTCGCCCGCGTGCATGAAAAGACGGCGCTCTTGGGCCGCAAGATCAAATGCGCCGTACGCGTCGACATCGTGGCCCGCGCCACGGAAGAAGAAGCGTGGGACGAAGTGCGCAAGGGCTTTGACGCCGTGGACCCCGCCACCTTGCGCCAGTTCCTCGGCGCCGATGGCGGCGACTCCGTGGGCGCGGCGCGCCAGCGGGGCAACCGCCCGACCACCCTGAACAGCTACAAGGACTTGATCACGGCGCCGAACATCTGGTCCGGTTTCAATTTGCTGCGCGGCGGGCAGACGCAGGGCATCGTCGGCAGCTACCAGCAGGTGGCCGAACGCCTCGACGAACTGGTGCAACTGGGCGCCGACGCCTTCATCCTGGCCAGCACGCCGCATCTGGAAGAAGCGTACAGGGTTGGCGAGGAAGTGCTGCCGCTCGTACGGGGACACACGTCGGCGCTCCTGCGCGCCGCCTGA
- a CDS encoding LLM class flavin-dependent oxidoreductase: MTIEFIWQLPTSGDGRYAAPGISRRGERAAGAPSPLQAGVSDPRGVRPPFNYFDYLHQIARAADLSGFDGIQIRHDTQGDESWIVAGYLARSTRHLKLIAEFDAAWGSAVYAAKNAVSFQRFTGGRFAWQIGHGGDAAARRRQGDAVTDADILPRIDEFITVARGVQSTSPFSFKGRFFEVQDGGFKGPLANHPINTIYLTGNTAEALALSARQADVHVFDAAPLADLQLAIASLQAQARQLGRTVAAGVRIDVLARETFEEALRDARRYRSGAGLADDAPFDAGAAAFWPGFAQAQTGAHGALVGSYAQVSAALQAYAQAGISSFVLAAIPHFEEAYRIGEHVLPLVRAALYTQRQAA, from the coding sequence ATGACCATCGAATTCATCTGGCAATTGCCCACCAGCGGCGACGGCCGTTACGCGGCGCCCGGCATTTCTCGCCGGGGCGAGCGGGCCGCTGGCGCGCCCAGTCCCCTGCAGGCGGGCGTGAGTGACCCGCGCGGCGTGCGTCCGCCCTTCAATTATTTCGACTACCTGCACCAGATCGCCCGCGCGGCCGACCTTTCCGGCTTCGACGGCATCCAGATACGCCACGATACGCAGGGCGATGAAAGCTGGATCGTCGCAGGGTATTTGGCGCGCAGCACGCGGCATTTGAAACTGATCGCCGAATTCGACGCGGCCTGGGGTTCGGCCGTGTACGCGGCAAAGAACGCCGTCAGCTTCCAGCGCTTTACGGGCGGGCGCTTCGCCTGGCAGATCGGCCACGGCGGCGATGCCGCGGCGCGCCGGCGCCAGGGCGATGCCGTAACGGACGCTGACATCTTGCCCCGCATCGATGAATTCATCACGGTGGCGCGCGGCGTGCAAAGTACTTCGCCGTTCAGCTTCAAGGGAAGGTTCTTCGAGGTGCAGGACGGCGGCTTCAAGGGGCCGCTGGCGAACCATCCCATTAACACCATCTATTTGACCGGCAATACCGCCGAAGCATTGGCCCTGTCGGCGCGCCAGGCCGACGTGCACGTGTTCGACGCGGCACCGCTCGCGGATTTGCAGCTGGCCATCGCCAGCCTGCAAGCGCAGGCGCGCCAGCTGGGCCGCACGGTGGCCGCAGGCGTGCGCATCGACGTGCTGGCCCGTGAAACGTTCGAGGAAGCGTTGCGCGACGCGCGCCGCTACCGCAGTGGCGCGGGACTGGCCGACGATGCGCCATTCGATGCCGGTGCCGCAGCCTTCTGGCCCGGCTTTGCGCAGGCGCAGACGGGCGCGCACGGCGCCCTGGTTGGCAGCTATGCACAGGTCAGCGCCGCGCTGCAAGCGTATGCGCAGGCGGGTATCTCCAGCTTCGTGCTGGCGGCCATCCCCCATTTCGAGGAAGCCTACCGCATCGGCGAGCACGTGCTGCCGCTTGTGCGGGCGGCTTTGTACACGCAACGGCAAGCGGCCTGA